Proteins from a genomic interval of Sphingopyxis sp. QXT-31:
- a CDS encoding asparagine synthetase B family protein translates to MHRFCGSIHRRGAPADRAAIAATLGPEAAIETRAAAAFGSVATMRPAPSCDALFFSDSLILVADARIDGQAELRTALGPLAPPEGAPAAALIAAAWRRWGSDCPLHLYGDYAFVLHDAATGDSFAARDHVGARPFFYTLDAERFAFASDLAALLALPGVPDDLDEDYAATTLVHREFQPLGRSFLRAVRRLEPGHRLHLSGGTVHIDRWWQPEAIVVDERAGDAETLARYRFLVEQAVIDRLAGATRVAVHLSGGLDSSLIAALAVPELRRRGLADPPSYSWHLVDPDAEPDSEPGWSEAIRAHLGLELFAPTLSADEMTELFARDWTRGPDIRNLLHEGATQREAAARDIQVILSGWGGDEGASFNGRGHHPKLFATGRWRALYRDAQRPGLVAGLRTIYHAGRRLGREYRPRVPLRWRARTGHSLIDPGFLRRARLYPVPRLREFGVRHTQHYLLRYSSTTARLEDWAISGAAHGLDYRFPLLDRRLLEFIYTLPPRMFRRGPMRRWLIKQASAGLLPDVVRLNNSKKEPLRVAWIERALGEAMIRIADRLDAAGTPPKRARYLDMAEVHRRLADARRTGISRDSALRLAIQFLDIPPDPAARP, encoded by the coding sequence ATGCATCGATTTTGTGGTAGCATCCACCGCCGGGGCGCACCCGCCGATCGCGCAGCGATCGCCGCCACGCTCGGCCCCGAAGCCGCCATCGAAACGCGCGCCGCCGCCGCATTCGGCTCCGTCGCCACGATGCGCCCTGCACCCTCGTGCGATGCGCTTTTCTTTTCAGACAGCCTGATCCTCGTCGCCGATGCGCGCATCGACGGCCAAGCCGAACTCCGTACCGCGCTCGGCCCGCTAGCCCCGCCCGAAGGCGCGCCCGCCGCCGCGCTGATCGCCGCCGCCTGGCGCCGCTGGGGCAGCGATTGCCCGCTCCATCTCTACGGCGACTATGCCTTCGTCCTGCACGACGCCGCGACCGGCGACAGTTTCGCCGCACGCGACCATGTCGGCGCACGCCCCTTCTTCTATACGCTCGATGCGGAGCGCTTCGCTTTCGCCAGCGATCTCGCGGCGCTGCTCGCGCTCCCCGGCGTACCCGACGACCTCGACGAGGATTATGCCGCGACCACGCTCGTCCACCGCGAGTTCCAGCCGCTCGGCCGCAGCTTCCTGCGTGCCGTTCGCCGCCTCGAACCCGGCCACCGGCTGCATCTTTCGGGTGGCACCGTCCACATCGACCGCTGGTGGCAGCCCGAGGCGATCGTCGTCGACGAGCGCGCTGGCGACGCCGAAACCCTCGCCCGCTACCGTTTCCTCGTCGAACAAGCGGTGATCGATCGCCTTGCCGGCGCGACGCGCGTCGCGGTGCATTTGAGCGGCGGGCTCGATTCCTCGCTCATCGCCGCGCTCGCGGTGCCCGAGCTCCGCCGCCGCGGCCTGGCCGACCCGCCGAGCTACAGCTGGCACCTCGTCGATCCGGACGCCGAACCCGACAGCGAACCGGGATGGAGCGAGGCGATCCGCGCGCATCTGGGGCTCGAGCTCTTCGCGCCCACCCTCTCGGCCGACGAGATGACCGAGTTGTTCGCGCGCGACTGGACGCGCGGTCCCGACATCCGCAACCTGCTCCACGAAGGCGCGACGCAGCGCGAGGCGGCGGCGCGCGATATCCAGGTCATCCTGTCGGGCTGGGGCGGCGACGAGGGCGCCTCGTTCAACGGCCGCGGCCATCATCCGAAACTCTTCGCGACCGGCCGCTGGAGGGCACTCTACCGCGATGCGCAGCGGCCGGGTCTCGTCGCAGGGCTGCGCACCATCTATCACGCCGGCCGCCGCCTCGGCCGCGAATATCGCCCGCGCGTGCCGCTGCGCTGGCGCGCGCGCACCGGCCACAGCCTGATCGACCCCGGCTTCCTCCGCCGTGCGCGCCTCTACCCCGTGCCGCGGCTGCGCGAATTCGGCGTCCGCCACACCCAGCATTATCTGCTGCGCTACAGCTCGACCACCGCGCGGCTAGAGGACTGGGCGATCAGCGGCGCCGCGCACGGCCTCGACTATCGTTTCCCGCTACTCGACCGCCGCCTGCTCGAATTTATCTATACGCTGCCGCCGCGCATGTTCCGCCGCGGTCCGATGCGCCGCTGGCTGATCAAGCAGGCGAGCGCGGGCCTCCTCCCCGACGTCGTGCGCCTCAACAACAGCAAGAAGGAGCCGCTGCGGGTCGCGTGGATCGAACGCGCGCTGGGCGAGGCGATGATCCGCATCGCCGACCGCCTCGACGCCGCCGGAACGCCGCCAAAGCGCGCGCGCTATCTCGACATGGCCGAAGTGCACCGGCGCCTCGCCGACGCGCGCCGCACCGGCATCAGCCGCGATTCGGCGCTACGCCTCGCGATCCAGTTCCTCGACATCCCTCCCGATCCGGCGGCGCGGCCATGA
- a CDS encoding PqqD family peptide modification chaperone, whose protein sequence is MTAAISGSTVVARNPSILFNDFDDGLMMMDIDSGNYFDIDSVGGRIWALIDAPATLDVICESLVAEYDVDADVCRTETIGFIEELAEKGLVTLQES, encoded by the coding sequence ATGACAGCCGCAATTTCGGGCAGCACCGTCGTCGCACGCAATCCGTCGATACTCTTCAACGATTTCGACGACGGGCTGATGATGATGGACATCGACAGCGGCAATTATTTCGACATCGATTCGGTCGGCGGCCGCATCTGGGCGCTGATCGACGCCCCCGCGACGCTCGATGTGATCTGCGAATCGCTGGTCGCCGAATATGATGTCGACGCGGATGTTTGCCGCACCGAAACAATTGGATTCATTGAGGAGCTGGCCGAAAAAGGCCTCGTAACGCTGCAGGAGTCCTAA
- a CDS encoding sulfotransferase domain-containing protein: MTHAMPGSLVWLASYPKSGNTWLRAMLTNLLHAPGDDFSVNALAGGITGGDRHALDDACAISSAEMTAAELLPYRALLHRQMAAEATAPFFVKTHDQYAIGPDGTALFPADASRAAIYIVRNPLDVALSFAHHSQQDLDATIARMADPHATLNVWPDRISDFLPVHLGRWSDHVAGWTQQQAIRVCLLRYEDMLADPAMALKRVADAVGIDTNPEAVAAAVAASSLENLQLREAAEGFSEKPANMPAFFRSGRAGEWTAVLSEAQVARIVADHRAQMAALDYLPPSIA, encoded by the coding sequence GTGACGCACGCGATGCCCGGCTCGCTCGTCTGGCTCGCCTCCTACCCCAAGTCGGGGAACACCTGGCTGCGCGCGATGCTCACCAACCTGCTCCACGCGCCCGGCGACGACTTCAGCGTCAATGCGCTGGCGGGCGGTATCACCGGGGGCGACCGCCACGCGCTCGACGATGCCTGCGCCATTTCCTCGGCCGAAATGACCGCGGCCGAGCTGCTCCCCTATCGCGCGCTGCTCCACCGCCAGATGGCGGCCGAAGCGACCGCCCCCTTCTTCGTCAAGACGCACGACCAATATGCGATTGGCCCGGACGGCACCGCGCTCTTCCCCGCCGACGCCAGCCGCGCCGCGATCTATATCGTGCGCAACCCGCTCGACGTCGCGCTCAGCTTCGCGCATCACAGCCAGCAGGACCTCGACGCCACCATCGCGCGCATGGCCGACCCGCACGCGACGCTCAACGTCTGGCCCGACCGGATCAGCGACTTCCTGCCCGTCCACCTCGGCCGCTGGAGCGACCATGTCGCCGGCTGGACGCAGCAGCAGGCGATTCGCGTCTGCCTCCTCCGCTACGAGGACATGCTCGCCGACCCCGCCATGGCGCTGAAGCGCGTCGCCGACGCGGTGGGCATCGACACGAACCCCGAGGCCGTCGCCGCCGCAGTCGCCGCGAGCAGCCTCGAAAACCTCCAGCTGCGCGAGGCGGCCGAGGGCTTTTCCGAAAAGCCCGCCAACATGCCCGCCTTCTTCCGCAGCGGCCGCGCCGGCGAGTGGACCGCGGTGCTGAGCGAAGCCCAGGTCGCGCGCATCGTCGCCGACCATCGCGCGCAGATGGCGGCGCTCGATTATCTGCCGCCTTCAATCGCTTGA